The following nucleotide sequence is from Borrelia coriaceae.
AGATCAAAAATTTTTAGGAGCTGTTATTGTACCTAATTTTGAAATTCTTAAAAAGTGGGCTGATTCTAATAATATAATATTTTCTTCTAATGATGATTTATTGTCTAATGAATCTGTTAACAAGCTTTATTCTAAATGCATTGCAGACATAGTGAATACTAAATCTGGGTTTAAAAGCTTTGAGAGAATAGTTGGATTCATTTTATTAAGAGAGCCTTTTGTTGTGGGTGAGGAACTTACTAATACTCTTAAGCTTAAGAGATATTACATATTTGAGAAATATCATAAAAAAATAATGTCAATCTTTAATAGAGATGACTGTGAATTATTATGATGTAGGATTTGAAATTTAAATTTTTCAGATTCACATTTTTTTCATATATGGAATATTGAGTAAATGCATGCAGTTTTTTATAGTTTGTAGGACTGCTTTTGATAGATTAATTCTTGCATTTGTAAGTTCAAGGTTAGCTTTGTCTATTATTTTTGTGTCTTGGTAGTATGTGCTGAAGCTTTTTGCAAGTAAATAAGAATAGTTAGATATTATTGAGGGATTGCGATCTTTTGAGGCTTTAATTATATATTCTTCAAATTCAGAGATAATCTTGATTATTTCCCATTCGTTTTCATTTACTAGAAGGTCAAAATTAATGTTTGTATTATATAAGTTTAGTTCATCATATTTTTCAAGTATGCTATTGATTCGTGCACCTACATATTGAATATATGGACCTGAGTTGCCAGTAAATGATAAACTTTCTTCTTTATTGAATAGTATATCTTTGTGTATGGCTGTTTTTAGTAAGTAGTAGTGAATAGCTCCTAATGATATATTTAATGCAATTGTTTTGAGGTCTTTTGCATCTGATTTTCTTTTTTTTAATTCTAGCATTGTTGATTTGCTTAGAGCGTGAATTAAATTGTCAGCGTCAATTACATTGCCTTCTCTTGATTTCATTTTACCCTCAGGTAGGTTTACCATGCCATATGATAAATGTACTAAATTATTTTCTTTTGTAATTCCTAATTTGTCTGCAATGTAAAATAAAGTTTTAAAATGGTGAATTTGTTCACTTCCAACTACATATATCATTTCATCAAAATCAAATTCATTTTTTCTAGTTACTATATTTCCTAGATCTTGTGTTAAATAGATAGATGTTCCATTAGCTCTTAAGAGTACTTTCTGCTTAAATTTTTGCTCAGACGTTTCATTTTTGTCTGTAGGTATATCGATACATGTTGCCCCGTCTTCTCTTTTATAGCATAATCCCTTTTTTAATCCTTTAAGTACAATTTCTCTTCCGATTTTAAATACTTCACTTTCAAGATAAATTTTATCAAATGTAATGTTTGTAAGTTTGTAAGTTTCTTTGATGCCTTCAATTGCCCATTTATTTAATTTTTTCCAAAGTTGTACAGTCTCTTTATCTCCTTCCTCCCATTTACATAACAATTGTTGTATTTCGTCTTCGGCCATTTCATTATCTTTAGCATATTCGTTGTATTTTACGTAAAAGTCACCGATTAAGTGATCTCCTTTTTTTAGAGAAAGTTCAGGTGTTGTATTATTTCCAAATTTTTTGTAAGCAAGCATTGATTTGCAGATATGTGTTCCCCTATCATTTATTAGGTTTATTTTTGTTACCTGAGCACCAGAAGCTTTTAGTATTCTTGATAAACTTTCCCCAATAATATCATTTCTAAGATGTCCTACATGCAATGGTTTATTTGTATTTGGTGATGAAAATTCTATTATTATCCTTTTATTTTTGAGTATATTATTGCTTCCATATTTTTCTTTTTGTTCATTGATTTTTTCAATTGTATCTTTAATGTATTCTTTTCTTTTGAATTTTATGTTTAAATAAGGTCCCATTGATTTAGTTTCATATTTATTTCCAATTTTTTTGATTATCTCTTCAGTAATCATTGATATACTGAGTTTTAAGATTTTGCTAAATTCGAATATTAATATTGATAAATCTCCCAGTTCGCTTTTTGGAGGTTTTTGCATGATTATATTTATTTTGTCTAATGTGATGTTTTGTTTTAATGCAAGTTCTTTTATTATTGCGCTAATCTTATCTTCTAAGTCTTTTTTGATTTTACTGATCATGTTTTTTGCCTTTAATGTTTATTAATATGTTAATCAAGAGGAAGATTAATGATGCTATTAAAAAAACATTTGAACTATAAGCTGGTGTTTGGGTTATGTTACTCTCTTTAATTATCGATAATTTAATATTGACAAACTTTAAGCTGCCGGTATTTAGTATTTCTCTACAGAGTGAAATTGTTGAGCTTAGTGATATGAATATTATTATTGGTAATTTAGAGTATTGCCATATGCTTAATGAGTCTTTAAAAGGTTCATTTTTGTGAAATGAGATTATGATAACTGTTAAAATAGGGATTGAAAATCTTAAATTTTCATAAAGAATAGGGGTTATATAGTACATAAATAGGTAAGTTAAACTTACAACAATTCCTATTATTAATAGATAGATTCCTAATATTTGATTTTTTAATTTTATTTGTTTAATAATTATCGCTGGAATTAAAATACAAAATGAAATCCAAATTGATATTAAGATTCCTTCTAAGAAATTTTTTGTATAGGCAAAAATTGGAAATAGCATTAGGGGTGTTTTTAAATATTGATCTGTGATATAAAATGTCTTGTTATTCATGAAATTTACCCTTAGCTATTTTGTTTTAAATTGATTCGTATCTGTGTTAATTTCTGCTATATGATTTGAGTTTGTTGTTCCAAAAGTTTTAATGCTCTCAACTGCTTCTATTAGTTTTTTAATTTCTTCTTTTAGTCCTTTCATTGAATTTGAAACTGTGAGGTTAATCTCTTCTAAAAGGGAAACTGTGTTGATTATCTCTTTATTTCCTCTAAACATTTCATTCGAACCAATTTTTACTTCATATGTTATTTCTCGCATTGTGTTTAAAGCCTTTAAAATTTCTTGGCTGCCAATTGATTGTTCTTGCATGGTGTGGTTTATTTCTTCTATGACTTGAACTACTAGGTTTATTGAATTAAATATTTGGTTGAAAGCTTTATTTGTTAATTCTGATGTTTTTACTGTTTGATTGATTGAGTCCATTATTTCATTTATTGATGTTGCAACGGATTCTGATTGTGAAGTAACTTGTTCTGCTAAGTCTTTAATCTCTTCTGCAACGATTGCAAAACCTTTTCCAGCTTCTCCAGCATGAGACGCTTCGATAGCGGCATTCATTGATAATAAATTGGTTTGGCTAGCAATAGATGATATTAATGCATTAGCTTCTTGCAGTCTTGTAGAATTTTTGTAAATATCTTTAATTTGCATTATAATTTCTTCTTGCTTTTTTCTACCATCATCGGAAAATATTTTAAGTTCTTCTGTGCTTTTTGCAGCTTTTTGTGTTATTTCTGTGACTGATTGTATGCTTCCTATCATCTCTTCAATAGCTGAGGATGATTCTTCAACGCTTGCAGCTTGAGTTTCAATTGAATTATCCAGTGATGCTATATTTTTAGATAAATTTTCTATTGTGTTTGTTGTAATTGAAATAAACTCAACTTGTTTTTCTATTTCTCCTTGTGTTCTTTCTATATACGTATTTGAGTTCGTTATTGTATCATAAGCTTTATTAATTTCATTAAAGAGTAAATCACCATTGTCTTTTAATGATTTTACTCTGCCTTGTAGTGAGTTTATGACGTTTTTTAAATTTTCAATGAAATATCCGAAATGATTTATTGTGGCACTTATTGAATCTTTTCCTTTTGATTCAATCTTAATCGTGAGATCTCCCTCTTTGACTTTTGGAATAATTTTATTAAGCTTGTCTATTTTTGATATGATTAATTTTCTGATTGTTATTATCATGATTAATATAAATATTATTACTAGTAATATTATTGTTGATATTGACATCAATTTGATATTGTTGAGTTCATTTGAAAATATATTGTTATGGTTCATTTGTATTGCTAAATACCAAGGTGAAGATGTAAGTCTTGTTATAGAGATTATATTATTGTTGTAGCTAGTGCTATAGTTACTTTTTCTTTGAGATATTGCATCGAGTAATGGAGTTGTTATTTTTGTATTATTTTCAAATAAGCTATTTATGGATAACTTTATAGGCTTAAGTGTTTCTTCGTCTTGTTCACCAAAAATATCTCCTTGACTATTGATTGCATATATTTTGAAGTAATGGGAGCTTTTTTGTCGGTTTTCTTTTTCTAATAACGATCTTTCTAAGAGTATAAATATATTTTTTCTCATTTGTTTTATCTGTTCTAGTATGTCTGCATATAAAACGATATACCCCTCGTGATTTATGATCATGTTTTTTTTGGACTTTATGTTTTCATGCTCAGAATTATATAAGTTGTGTTGATCTTGTTGCGGAATCTTATAAAGCATTGGTATATATGATTTATTATTTATTATTGTTAATTCTTGGTTTGGTGTAAGAGTATGATAATTATGTGTATCGTTATCTGTTTTCATCTTTTGTAAGTCCATGTATGTATTTAGTCTTCTCTCGTCACTTGAATACAAAATTTTTCCATTTTTGTTTGTATATTCTATTATTTTAATATAGGTTGGAAATAAGCTTAAATGGTCGATAGATATTATATTGTTTAAGTGTTCACTTTTGTGTGTGTTTAATTGCTGGTTATAATTTTTAACGAAATTATCAATAGCTATTAACATGTTTCGTGTATCTCTAGAAAAGCTTCTTATCATTATATTATTGACAAATTTTGTAAAGTTTTGCAGTTCTTTTGTTAGTATTCTTCTATATCCTTGATCTAATAGTAGGAAAATGGTCATGGCAATAATTATTGTATAAATTACAATAAGAATATTAAACTTATAAAAAAGAGTGGAACTAGAATGACTTTTTTTCACTTGGGGCCTCACAAAACTTTTTATAAAATATCGTCATTAATGAGTATTATATATGTTTTATTATATAATAATATACATACATTAAATATACATAATTTTAAAATAAAAATGTGTATTTAATTTGTTTATTTACGTAATATTATAACATAGCTTGAAACTTTGTTTTTGTGGGTTTAATTTTGGAGACATTTTTTTATGCATGAAGATTTGATAAATGTTAAATTAAAAAATATGAGGTTTCTTCTCTATCTCATATTTGTTATTTTTATTTGTTTTGGTTTATTGTTTTTAGGTCAAGCTTATTTAAACTATAAAAATAGATATTTAGAGCGTGTTGAGTCTGATTTTAAACTTTTTTCAAAAAATGTGTCTTTTCAGATTAAAAATAAATATGATGCTGCTGTTGGTGTTTTAAGAAATCTTATTAAAAATGAGGAAGTTTTGAATGTTTTAAGTAATGTCTCAAATAG
It contains:
- the argS gene encoding arginine--tRNA ligase yields the protein MISKIKKDLEDKISAIIKELALKQNITLDKINIIMQKPPKSELGDLSILIFEFSKILKLSISMITEEIIKKIGNKYETKSMGPYLNIKFKRKEYIKDTIEKINEQKEKYGSNNILKNKRIIIEFSSPNTNKPLHVGHLRNDIIGESLSRILKASGAQVTKINLINDRGTHICKSMLAYKKFGNNTTPELSLKKGDHLIGDFYVKYNEYAKDNEMAEDEIQQLLCKWEEGDKETVQLWKKLNKWAIEGIKETYKLTNITFDKIYLESEVFKIGREIVLKGLKKGLCYKREDGATCIDIPTDKNETSEQKFKQKVLLRANGTSIYLTQDLGNIVTRKNEFDFDEMIYVVGSEQIHHFKTLFYIADKLGITKENNLVHLSYGMVNLPEGKMKSREGNVIDADNLIHALSKSTMLELKKRKSDAKDLKTIALNISLGAIHYYLLKTAIHKDILFNKEESLSFTGNSGPYIQYVGARINSILEKYDELNLYNTNINFDLLVNENEWEIIKIISEFEEYIIKASKDRNPSIISNYSYLLAKSFSTYYQDTKIIDKANLELTNARINLSKAVLQTIKNCMHLLNIPYMKKM
- a CDS encoding methyl-accepting chemotaxis protein, yielding MKKSHSSSTLFYKFNILIVIYTIIIAMTIFLLLDQGYRRILTKELQNFTKFVNNIMIRSFSRDTRNMLIAIDNFVKNYNQQLNTHKSEHLNNIISIDHLSLFPTYIKIIEYTNKNGKILYSSDERRLNTYMDLQKMKTDNDTHNYHTLTPNQELTIINNKSYIPMLYKIPQQDQHNLYNSEHENIKSKKNMIINHEGYIVLYADILEQIKQMRKNIFILLERSLLEKENRQKSSHYFKIYAINSQGDIFGEQDEETLKPIKLSINSLFENNTKITTPLLDAISQRKSNYSTSYNNNIISITRLTSSPWYLAIQMNHNNIFSNELNNIKLMSISTIILLVIIFILIMIITIRKLIISKIDKLNKIIPKVKEGDLTIKIESKGKDSISATINHFGYFIENLKNVINSLQGRVKSLKDNGDLLFNEINKAYDTITNSNTYIERTQGEIEKQVEFISITTNTIENLSKNIASLDNSIETQAASVEESSSAIEEMIGSIQSVTEITQKAAKSTEELKIFSDDGRKKQEEIIMQIKDIYKNSTRLQEANALISSIASQTNLLSMNAAIEASHAGEAGKGFAIVAEEIKDLAEQVTSQSESVATSINEIMDSINQTVKTSELTNKAFNQIFNSINLVVQVIEEINHTMQEQSIGSQEILKALNTMREITYEVKIGSNEMFRGNKEIINTVSLLEEINLTVSNSMKGLKEEIKKLIEAVESIKTFGTTNSNHIAEINTDTNQFKTK